DNA from Deltaproteobacteria bacterium:
AAATAGAAACGTAAATACAAATAATATACCTTTCATTTTGCTTGCTGCGAATAACGTCAGCGCAAAAAAACTTTTTACAATCTGTTTTTGTTTAGACATAAAATTTTCTCCTTTAAAATGTTTTAGAAAAACTACTTTGAATCCTTAAATATTGGGCGACCTAGGTTTCAGCCATTTTTTAAGTTTCTTGACCCGGAAGTAGTCCTATTGGAACAATAACTCGCCGCATTGTAAATGTCAATATAAAATTGATCATTTAATCAAACATTATTGTATTCTATTGTAACTAAATATAATTTTATGTACTCTGATATATATCAGATGATAAAACGAAAAAACTCTCAAGGACATAAAACAAAAGATTTACTTATAAAGGCTGCGCTTCATTGTTTGGTCGAAGATGGTATACATAGCATTAGCTTTCAATCCATCGCAAAGAAGAGTGGGTTTCCCCAGCCCTTGGTGGCTTACCATTTTAAAAAAGTGAGTAAAATATTTCCAACAGTATGGGACTACATCTATGATATAGCCTTAAAAAGGACTGAGTCCAGTTTGAGCCATGCTGGTTCTGCAAAAGAAAAATTAAGTAATTATCTAAAAATATCGATTGAAATCTTTTCTGAATCCAAAGAAATTACAATCATCTATTTTCAACTACAGTATCTTGCTATTTTTGACGAAAAGCTAAAGTCAATAAACACTCAAATTAAAAACAAAGCTGTCAATCGTGTCGCAGAAATACTCCAAAATGGACAGCAAACAAAAGAGTTTAAGTCAGATTTCGATCCCTATCTCACGGCCAAGGCTATACATAGTAGTTTAGTAGGAATCTTGATAAATTCTATCACT
Protein-coding regions in this window:
- a CDS encoding TetR/AcrR family transcriptional regulator — encoded protein: MYSDIYQMIKRKNSQGHKTKDLLIKAALHCLVEDGIHSISFQSIAKKSGFPQPLVAYHFKKVSKIFPTVWDYIYDIALKRTESSLSHAGSAKEKLSNYLKISIEIFSESKEITIIYFQLQYLAIFDEKLKSINTQIKNKAVNRVAEILQNGQQTKEFKSDFDPYLTAKAIHSSLVGILINSITDIENFELNKVLSTFERRIFDSLI